TTTCTTGCCCAAAAATCATTCAGCCATTCATTCAGTGCTCTTTACAAATTCCATAAAGTATTGAAGTGGGCTGGAGATGGAGAGGAGGGGAAAATTGCTATACTGTCCATCACCAAAGATGTATGGAAGAATCATCCACAAATGATGTTGGTACTGGTGGATAAAATGATCAGAATGCAGATTGTGGATTGCGCTTCAGTTGCCAAGTGGTTATTTTCTCCCAAAATGGCTGACGACTTCACAAGATTGTATGTGTGGGAAATCATGCATTCAACAATTCGTAAAATGAACAAACATGTGCAGAAGTTAGAGGTGGAACTTACAGAAATGAGAGGGAAGTCCCAAATATCAGAGAAGAAATCCGAGGATGAAGAAGATGACATTATGAGGACATACAACATATTTGCTCCAAACCAAACTGATCTTCAGAGGATGCAGGATCAACTTGATGCAGCAAATGGGGAGCAGAAGAAGCTCTTCCTAATTATCTTCCAAAGATTTATTATGATTTTAAGCGACCATCTTGTCAGATGTGAGAGCAACAAGACAGCCTTCAATAGTCCTTGGTACAGAAACACAATCCAAAGATTGCAAGAAATATTTCTTCTGCACAAAGATACAGTAAAGAAGTACATGGCCACCATGGAGAATCTTCTATTTACAATGGATCTTGACACCAGGATTCTATCTGTGTTCAAGCAGTTTGCAAGCGTTGTAAATTGAAAAATCTTTTGTATATGTCACCTGTCTTCATGCCATGTAGTTCAGCCTGCACAAAATATTtcgtaaaatgtttatttctccttgtaaatttatttctaaagTGAAATCGATTTCAAACTTCCTGCTTTTTGGTTCTGCTTTTAGATTAATCATTATGATGTGATTGTTCTATCAGTGctgtaaatacaaacaaaatgttaagCCATACAACAAGACAAATGCTGTCATGCAGTTTTTGTAGCTCATATTTTTAACTCCTTTTCCAATTCTATAGTCAAATGATCCAATGTTGTAGGACATTACTGACATTATCAAGTAGCAATCTAGTAAGGATTGTCTGTAACTTTGCAATGGCAGGAGATGATGCAAGAAACAGGATGGTCTGGGTGGATTTGGAGgttaacttaattaaatataaacaagtaacaaagGATTAAACGAaggatttaaaaacaaataatcactAACTAAGTTACATGTAGCAggcacatggtgtataaaataccaactgtcgttttctgccatgtaaggataaataagtttagttCAAGACAATACTAAATATTTTGATGAAGACTATTGGATACATACCCAATATTCATAGGAAATGactataaatgtaataaaaaattacaaacattGTAATCTGGCCAAAAATTACAAAGAACAATCTATTGAACTGAATTATTCAGTCTTGCATAACCTTGTTTACAATTTCTGTCACAGATGACTGGACTGGATGTGAACAAGGATCACATTTTAGAAATGGCTTGTTTAGTAACCGATGGCAACCTGAATGTGATAGCACAGGTTGGAGAATGGATTATTAAGTTTTATGAAATCTTTGATATATTTCTGTGTTTGATCAGGAAGAAGATCTTGTAATTCATCAGTCGGATGAAGTTTTGaataatatgaatgaatggtGCATCGAGCAGCATGGAAGGGTGAGGTTCTCTTTTACTCAAATTCTGTTctgaaaaatttttaattccaTTTTATCAACAGTCCGGTCTTACTGAGTCTGTTCGAAAAAGTATGATAACTCTCACACAAGCAGAAGATATAATGCTCAAGTTTATTCAAAAGGTAAAGTGTCTTTGTGTTATGATGCTAACAATACTCAAAACTGTATTTTCAGCACGCTCCATACAAAGTATGTCCACTGGCTGGTAACACCATCCATGCAGACAAGCGTTTCTTGGACCACTACATGCCTAGGTTTATGGACCATTTGCATTACCGAATAGTAGATGTTAGTTCCATCAAAGAATTATCCAAGTTAGTGGGACAAACCTTATTAAATATCTGAATCTTTCCAAAATAAGAAGCACTAATACATGTAACTTACAGGAGATGGTATCCTAACGTTCTACCGCCACCAAAAGGGTCAAGTCACCGGGCTTTGGAAGATATACTAGAAAGCATTGCTGAACTtaaattttacagaaaaaccTTGTTCGTATGatattcaaaaaatgaaaaactctTTTGTGTTTACCTTTCAAGGTTGTAATTTGAAGAGTGTAGGTTTTAAGTTTCATTTTGTTAACACAAGTTCCAGactttgttctttttatacaatcatttttttgttaaattctaCATGGTTTATGTGTATGCCTGTCCCAGCAAGTGATTTGTACAAAAAGTAGAAACTAGAAAGTTTAAGTAGAAATGTAACATACCAGAAGAAAAACGCGATACTTAAAACAGTGCTGTTGCACAGCAAGAAAGAATAAGAAACTCAATTAACATGCTACTTGTAAAGGACCTCTGCACAGTTAGTTTTGCTTGTATGGTCTatctaaaatgaaaatttctgttttaaatcatTGGCAGTGTAAAACAGTTAATGTAGAATATGGTCTCCAAATGGccattattaaaaatatctttgtcAAATAGcttgtgttttttaactgAGCGCTACCAACCGcagtaaaaaaagttgtaaacatGAAATAGAAAATAAGAGAATCAAGTGCAAGTGATAAGGAGATTTAAACCAATGCAGAAACTGATACtcttttgattaaaaattcaGCTTGCATTCAACATTTTTCATTGCAATGTGAACTTTTTGAAGTACAAGCTTGTGAAGTATATGAATTAGAATTGGTGTCTTCAATGATAGTTCCCGTAATCTCAGAACGACAGAATGGACAGCAATCCACAATCTCTACACATCTACTGCATATTccactaaatataaaaaaacaagcactTTTAAAAATGGAGCAAAGCACCACAAAcacaagatttattttataatgtatatatttcatCCACACTTCTACTGCTACTAAGCTGTGATGACTTTCTTACTCATCTGAATTCTTGATGAGAAAATTCCTCTAAGAAGTGCTGAGCTTAGTTTACTCTACTGTATAACTTCTAGTTAAACTGGAGAACTGTTATTTCCCTAAAGTCAATTTTACTCCTATGTCCTTCATAATTGAGCTGCTGGACTTTAACTACGAATTTTGCAAAATGGTGATAGACCTCATTTCTAGAAATAAActataataaaatgaatttattttgtagaaCATACCTGTGTTTACATGGCAGTATAGTGGTGTTGGCTTTCAAATCACAGCATAGGTCACACTGGTCAGCCCTAAATTCACTTAACTTTATCAACTCCAGTTTTTTGTGtctaaaagtttaaaagataTTAGTaacagcaaaaataaataagcagTTAAATTCctacataaattataaaaccttactTTGGCAATATGAGTTTCTCTTCAGCAGTGAGGGTAGCATGGTCGTTAAAGCACGAATATTCACGATCAAGAGGTGGAAATTTGAAAGGTTTTGCACCAAAGTTAAAAATGCACTGTTGGTGTGACATAAAACTGGCGGCAGCGAAAAAACCCTccctatagaaaaaaaatgttccagtttaaatttattaaatgttgtaTTGACAGCAGGTTTGATTTAAAGGCGTCGcaagaattatttttaaagaccTATACCCTAGTTGTATTGAAAAATGGGTGTTCAAATATGGAATAAACCTAATTCTGacgatataaaaaaataagcggCTTACCGCAGGCTGAGCAGTTGACATATGACATCTTAATATTAACGACGTTAATTATTGGTAAAAAGCATGgttgataataaaaataatggtaATAACAAGAATAACAAGCTTTTATTGAACCAATTAGACTATTTGGACTGTTTACTACAAATCCGTTACCATGCAATAAATATATCttgatgtaacttactttgcaTGATTGAAGATACCACCTTCTGAAGGCAGTGGGTCTCCATTAAGATAAAATATCACTTGGTTTTTTTCAAGGTCAAGCAACAAACCCAGTATGTCACCCTCTCTCCATGCAGGATGGATATGTCGTCTACTTTGTGCTTGGTGCCAATATAGTTGCCGGCAGCCATCATAGGCACAGCTGTATTCATCATCTCCTATGCCATACCCATCCTGTATGTATCATATTAACAATATTGAGATGTGAACAATTATCTGTgccaaaatatatatcaaataTGTGAGCAAGTATCTGTGCCGAAATATAtcaaaaacacagaaaaccaTTTGTGTTGCTATATATCAAAACCCAATTAAAAAGAGAATTATATATCAGTGATGATTTTATTAGGaactaacaaaaaaaagacaacacaaaatgttgttttgctttaaacaccaaattaaattttgaaaaatgtcTTACGTAGTTgaaaaatttgcttttttttgtTGCCCAGCCAATCTGCATAACACCAGGTGTTATGATGGTAACCTCATAATACCAGACACCAGAATTTACACAGTATGTACAACGAACGGACTCAAACGAGGAAGCATCTGAACGTGCCTGTCAATTCAAAACGTCATCCATTCCTTATAGTTATAACTTCAAGAATGATTCACTAAACACAATTGCAAGCATAAACCAAGATATACAGTCCttacataaatattatttatagcgTTAAGACAAACAAAAGGTATATTGCAGACATGCTCGTTCATGACATAAACCATGGAAGTGATAATTGCTCTTACAACAGTGTTTATACTAACATATCGGAAGTATTATTCTATACATGAAATAAAGTCTGGCCTACAATTTTACCTCTAAGCCATCGGCTGATAATTTAAGATATTCACTGACGTCATTGTGGTTTAGCATGGCATTTATGTTGTTCAGTGAGACAGACTCATACGACAATGGGCGCCCTTCGACGATAACTATAAGTAACAAATACGTAAATTTGATTAACAATGAGGTATATGTACTAGCAATAAAATGGAGAATTTCCATTAACCTAAGCTTTTAcgtacattattttaaaaaactaaaccaaaattccccttttaaaattataattaatggTTGCAGTGTTTTAGGGTAAAAATGTcgcaaataaaataacaataataacatCAAACAGCACCatttgaatttattaaaattttatgaagTTGTTATAGCTAACCAGGCGtcaggttttaaaaacttggaGTTGAAGCGCTATCGGAATCGCCTATAAGTATCAGCCTATCGTTAACCACTCGCCTATGGTTGTTAACCCATCCTTGAACTTGAAGTAATGCAGTCCATGTTTATGTAAGTTGGGCAGTTGGCACCAGTGGCTAGAGCATTCCATTTATTGTTATTCAGGCATTACAAAGCAGGAAGCAGCTATCAATAGTTACTGTGTAATGTTGATCAATGCTCTTTTCTTAAAATCCAATATTAGAACACAGTGTGTAAATTATACGTGACACAATTCGTGCCCACGCATCACAAGGTAAACAAGTCAAACAACAATCACAATACAAATCATAGATGCACTTACAAGCATTGTCAAGTAACCAGCGAGCTGAGAATCCAACCTGGCACTTCTTGTAATCTGAAGATTCTGTCCAATCTTCAAGTGCCATTAACTTAGCTCTGATTTCAGTGGCATTAATTTTGTCCTTGTTAGTGCCTGGAAAATAAAGTGTTGATATTTGATAATATATCTAATTATGTGAAGAGACAatgcttaaataaaaaaatactgggTAAAATACTTATAAGTGTAAGAGTTTTTAAAGTACAGGTatactatacatatttttaaaatgcccAATTAGGGAAAATAGAAAGGTAGAAAAAATGGGT
The DNA window shown above is from Ciona intestinalis chromosome 3, KH, whole genome shotgun sequence and carries:
- the zf(ring)-26 gene encoding zinc finger protein isoform X2 — protein: MGNCYRKQRTPLQRLGTRPTELDDEDGPYMLVINNNNGATGTSNNPSHSRWDNLRNRASRRNRDTQPTWSLCRLTDEELDKHVIDTLSTLRNSAENGTTLILRMRMFRFWANGETGWNMVLLSLIRAVPLDNALGPSAITLFIDHCPLPTKQGVMKLVNDLNLSWEKAADEFMHGRNTDKCARHRNVCAVLGHLAESLAGPLSATILTQNTLEYFMCGLEQTINGVHIPVVNILYSLIALEKFAQTGTNKDKINATEIRAKLMALEDWTESSDYKKCQVGFSARWLLDNAFIVEGRPLSYESVSLNNINAMLNHNDVSEYLKLSADGLEARSDASSFESVRCTYCVNSGVWYYEVTIITPGVMQIGWATKKSKFFNYDGYGIGDDEYSCAYDGCRQLYWHQAQSRRHIHPAWREGDILGLLLDLEKNQVIFYLNGDPLPSEGGIFNHAKEGFFAAASFMSHQQCIFNFGAKPFKFPPLDREYSCFNDHATLTAEEKLILPKHKKLELIKLSEFRADQCDLCCDLKANTTILPCKHSGICSRCVEIVDCCPFCRSEITGTIIEDTNSNSYTSQACTSKSSHCNEKC